The following proteins are encoded in a genomic region of Spirochaetota bacterium:
- a CDS encoding OmpA family protein — translation MKGIFLNIKKFLLLLLFLGLLLYSASALKADIFYYSWEYNSLYNEKIALELELKSLKKQFKNEVSSLEARIRDLENNIDNLNNKIELLQKGRDEDNRLSERRIKELEKVRDILKRKSSDREKELINENKRLQNQCKETIDKLRDDFQKEREAHLEEIARLKEQNEKDRTKMQSLVANLSDELESIKKLTKSQRHELDRMATQANDLEKQLSVEIEKGEIRLKRLHEKIIINIDDKICFDTGRAVLKKEILHALDKISAILSDYPENRIHIEGHTDNVPISNKQFRDNWQLSTERSLAVLNYLLKNTKLDPGRFTSMGYGEYQPIVSNDTSENRALNRRVDIVVVPRLKSTK, via the coding sequence ATGAAAGGTATATTTCTTAATATTAAAAAATTTTTATTATTATTGCTTTTCCTAGGGTTGTTATTATACAGCGCTTCTGCTTTGAAAGCTGATATATTCTATTATTCATGGGAGTATAATTCATTATATAATGAAAAAATTGCATTGGAGCTAGAGCTGAAATCTTTGAAAAAGCAATTTAAAAATGAGGTGTCCAGCTTAGAAGCAAGGATCAGGGATTTAGAAAACAATATAGACAATTTAAATAACAAAATTGAACTCCTTCAGAAGGGGAGGGATGAAGATAACAGATTATCCGAAAGGAGAATAAAAGAACTGGAAAAGGTGAGGGATATTCTAAAGAGAAAGAGCAGTGATCGTGAGAAAGAACTCATTAACGAGAATAAGAGATTGCAGAACCAGTGTAAAGAAACAATAGATAAACTGCGTGATGACTTTCAAAAAGAGAGAGAGGCTCATCTTGAGGAGATCGCAAGGCTTAAGGAGCAAAATGAAAAAGATAGGACTAAGATGCAATCCTTAGTAGCTAATCTTTCGGATGAACTTGAAAGCATAAAAAAACTGACTAAATCCCAAAGGCATGAATTGGATAGAATGGCCACACAAGCCAATGATTTGGAAAAACAACTTTCAGTGGAGATAGAGAAGGGCGAGATCCGATTAAAGAGGCTGCACGAGAAGATTATCATCAACATCGATGATAAAATCTGTTTTGATACTGGACGGGCTGTATTAAAGAAAGAAATACTGCATGCATTAGATAAAATCTCAGCAATTCTTTCCGATTATCCGGAGAATCGAATTCATATTGAGGGGCATACTGATAATGTACCAATCAGCAATAAACAGTTCCGAGATAACTGGCAGTTATCTACTGAGCGTTCTCTAGCAGTATTAAACTACCTCCTAAAAAATACAAAATTGGATCCAGGTAGATTTACATCCATGGGTTATGGTGAATATCAACCTATTGTTTCAAATGACACTTCGGAAAATAGAGCCCTTAACCGACGTGTTGACATTGTGGTTGTTCC
- a CDS encoding outer-membrane lipoprotein carrier protein LolA, whose product MICCLLLFLVTPAFGDDIPLFKKIVEENSKINTIDAEIVQYIYTPEHYREIFKGRYRADSNYRFRIDYTFPQKQIIMNNGGRLIWYYPTEKILYRVSKGDSISHQSNINPLREYEKNFDKQYEVNYRGRNLYGFFKMAHQFVIRDKKRGLITDIKVDTKKMVILTKIVKGRDGIEIMKEQYHGYKKIGNIYFPSRIEVYARTANGITSNITEYNNVQLNYAITDQVFHIDFPKDIRIKYLH is encoded by the coding sequence ATGATATGCTGTTTGCTCTTGTTTCTCGTAACCCCTGCTTTTGGGGATGATATCCCCCTTTTTAAGAAAATAGTAGAGGAGAACTCGAAGATTAATACGATTGATGCAGAGATTGTTCAATATATCTACACACCGGAGCACTACAGGGAGATATTTAAGGGGAGATATAGGGCAGACAGCAATTATAGGTTTAGGATTGATTATACATTTCCACAAAAACAGATCATTATGAATAATGGAGGTCGGCTTATCTGGTATTATCCTACAGAAAAGATATTATATAGGGTCTCGAAAGGGGATAGCATTTCTCATCAGTCGAATATAAATCCACTAAGGGAATATGAGAAAAATTTTGACAAACAATATGAGGTTAATTATCGTGGGAGGAATCTATACGGTTTTTTTAAAATGGCGCATCAATTTGTTATCAGGGATAAAAAGAGAGGACTTATCACAGACATAAAGGTAGATACAAAGAAGATGGTTATTCTCACAAAGATTGTGAAGGGTAGAGATGGAATTGAGATAATGAAGGAACAATATCATGGATATAAAAAGATAGGGAATATATACTTTCCTTCAAGGATAGAGGTTTATGCAAGAACAGCTAACGGAATAACCAGTAATATAACTGAGTACAATAATGTACAGTTGAATTATGCTATAACAGATCAGGTATTTCATATCGATTTTCCTAAAGATATTAGAATTAAATATTTACATTAA
- a CDS encoding aspartate ammonia-lyase translates to MKRIEKDSLGTLKLPQDVYYGIQTARALYNFPVSGIHAHPVFINAYTIIKKSAALTNMELKLLDRRKGKAIVEAASEILSGEFIDQFVVDVFQAGAGTSFNMNVNEVIANRALEILGYPKGEYDYLNPNDHVNMSQSTNDTFPSASHIAVATFSGKLIAVLHNLADSFLEKEKEFLHIPKSGRTHLMDAMPLTLGAEFAAYASAIERSIERISQRRNDLFELAIGGTATGTGANTHPDYMKKVIAYISELCDEEYIPAHNSFEALQSRSQLSAFSSSLKELALELIRIANDLRLLGSGPTTGLAEIEFPPVQPGSSIMPGKVNPVMAECLDMICFQVVGNDMVVALAAQAGQIDLNIMTPIIVYNILQSIEIFTNYLPVFCLRCIKGIKANEDVCRFHIEMNPSLATLLSPKIGYLAASELAKESIKQRVSVPELAVHKGILTPEEASELFDPMIYTHNKGKQK, encoded by the coding sequence ATGAAAAGAATCGAAAAGGATTCACTGGGAACACTTAAGTTACCACAGGATGTATATTATGGCATTCAGACAGCGCGAGCACTCTACAACTTTCCAGTTAGTGGCATCCATGCACATCCAGTGTTTATAAATGCCTATACCATTATCAAGAAATCTGCTGCCCTAACAAATATGGAACTTAAATTATTAGATCGAAGGAAGGGCAAAGCCATAGTAGAGGCAGCAAGTGAAATCCTTTCAGGAGAATTTATAGATCAGTTTGTTGTTGACGTATTTCAGGCTGGAGCTGGCACTTCCTTCAATATGAATGTGAACGAGGTGATAGCGAACAGGGCCTTAGAGATTCTCGGTTATCCAAAGGGCGAATATGACTATTTGAATCCGAATGATCATGTGAATATGTCACAATCAACAAATGATACCTTCCCCTCTGCTTCTCATATCGCTGTGGCGACTTTTTCAGGAAAGCTAATTGCAGTTTTGCATAATCTTGCAGATTCATTTCTTGAAAAAGAGAAGGAATTTTTACATATTCCTAAATCAGGACGCACTCACTTGATGGATGCAATGCCCCTTACTCTTGGTGCAGAGTTTGCAGCCTATGCTTCAGCTATAGAACGATCTATAGAACGCATTTCTCAACGGCGGAATGATCTCTTTGAACTAGCCATTGGAGGTACAGCTACTGGCACTGGAGCAAATACCCATCCTGACTATATGAAAAAGGTAATTGCTTATATCTCAGAATTATGTGATGAAGAATATATTCCAGCTCATAACAGTTTCGAAGCGTTACAGAGTCGTTCTCAGTTGTCTGCATTTTCGAGTTCTTTAAAGGAATTGGCGCTTGAGTTAATTCGCATAGCTAATGATCTTAGGCTTCTTGGCTCCGGGCCAACAACAGGGCTTGCTGAAATTGAGTTCCCTCCTGTCCAACCCGGTTCCTCCATAATGCCTGGTAAGGTAAACCCTGTTATGGCCGAATGTCTTGATATGATATGCTTCCAGGTTGTAGGTAATGATATGGTTGTTGCATTAGCCGCACAAGCCGGACAAATCGATTTGAATATAATGACTCCTATTATTGTATACAATATTTTACAATCTATTGAAATATTTACCAACTACCTGCCTGTATTCTGTTTGCGTTGCATAAAGGGAATTAAGGCAAACGAGGATGTCTGCCGCTTTCATATAGAGATGAATCCTTCTTTGGCAACGCTACTCTCCCCGAAGATTGGATATCTTGCTGCTTCTGAGCTTGCTAAGGAATCCATAAAACAAAGGGTTTCCGTGCCTGAGCTTGCCGTACACAAGGGTATCTTGACGCCTGAAGAGGCTTCTGAACTCTTCGATCCCATGATATACACTCATAACAAGGGAAAGCAAAAATGA
- a CDS encoding adenylate/guanylate cyclase domain-containing protein: MYSKFEFKRLLSGNIKYKSEHSVIISFDIRGFSSFSEKETLNNIAMFIYKTFMKIISDYFFFKGTFFKPMGDGLIAIIPYNESNVKDVIKDAIVMCWRLLIEFPSFFEKDPMITFSVPSKIGIGLTRGEVLRVISNNETIDCFGRVINLACRLADYALPLGIIFHESFGKDLLPKNIKSEFKKVSLYIDGIAELKPTNVYYTKNYTNIPSFALKQPWKHLIEPLQIQELGYKIDRIKQIMVEFALTTGLTGGSSIRREYKELYDEISLTIEDLKKKGLRLSHSNRLARFENWTEYIHERSLRREDRELIVDDWYRSILKSIKKYMREYPMEA; this comes from the coding sequence ATGTATTCAAAGTTTGAGTTTAAGAGATTATTATCAGGCAATATTAAATATAAGTCAGAGCATAGTGTAATTATTAGCTTTGACATCAGAGGATTCTCCTCATTTAGCGAAAAAGAAACTCTAAATAACATCGCCATGTTTATATACAAGACCTTTATGAAAATAATTTCCGATTATTTCTTTTTTAAAGGCACATTTTTTAAGCCAATGGGCGATGGATTGATTGCTATAATTCCATATAATGAAAGCAATGTTAAGGATGTAATTAAAGACGCAATTGTCATGTGTTGGAGACTACTTATAGAATTCCCTTCCTTTTTTGAAAAAGATCCAATGATAACCTTTTCAGTGCCTAGCAAGATTGGGATTGGTTTAACAAGGGGGGAAGTGCTGCGTGTTATCTCAAACAACGAAACAATAGACTGTTTTGGAAGGGTGATCAATTTAGCATGTAGATTAGCTGATTATGCCCTACCCTTAGGTATTATATTCCATGAAAGCTTTGGCAAAGATCTCCTACCAAAAAATATTAAATCGGAATTTAAGAAAGTAAGTTTATATATAGATGGCATAGCAGAATTGAAACCTACCAACGTGTACTACACTAAGAATTATACCAATATTCCATCCTTTGCTCTAAAACAACCCTGGAAACACTTAATAGAACCGTTGCAGATCCAAGAGTTGGGATATAAAATTGATAGAATTAAACAGATTATGGTTGAATTTGCATTGACTACAGGATTAACTGGAGGTTCAAGCATCAGGAGGGAGTATAAAGAATTATACGATGAGATTTCTCTTACAATTGAAGATTTGAAGAAAAAAGGACTTCGTCTATCGCATTCAAATAGACTTGCCAGATTTGAAAATTGGACAGAATATATTCATGAACGATCTCTTCGTCGTGAGGATAGGGAGCTAATAGTAGATGATTGGTATAGGTCAATATTAAAATCAATAAAGAAGTATATGCGTGAATATCCAATGGAGGCTTGA
- a CDS encoding acyl carrier protein: protein MASIQDELFGFIKENFIAGRSDAEIVPDESLIDSGIMDSTGILELVMFLEERFSIEIDDEELIPENLDSINNLISFLKGKGIE, encoded by the coding sequence ATGGCAAGTATACAAGATGAATTATTTGGTTTTATAAAAGAAAATTTCATCGCTGGACGGAGCGATGCAGAAATAGTGCCTGATGAGTCATTGATTGATAGCGGTATAATGGATTCTACGGGCATATTGGAATTAGTTATGTTTTTAGAGGAGAGATTTTCTATTGAGATTGATGATGAGGAGTTAATTCCAGAAAATCTGGATAGTATAAATAATCTCATTTCTTTTTTAAAGGGAAAAGGAATTGAATGA
- a CDS encoding nucleoside-diphosphate sugar epimerase/dehydratase, which yields MSILYMIRGKRLLYILIDSIIITSAYILSFFIEFYSVKSTINIQYLLINLFLLLGSFYILQIYRIMWEYSSIKDIYRLLLSNMVGFLALIIIYFFLNLEHYRMIIVLSFLITASLTVFYRMAFINLNFKMSSSVPYRYENILKEGKSRKRDKGILIVGAGEAGSMIMNEFYHKGLDKRVAGFIDDDTTKIGKIVNGKMVLAPTSKINDIILKYNINMIAIAMPSVDVRHINRIVSIIKTSNPDITIRILPPFTSSFDRKPLIFALRDIGVEDLIGREEFNVDCSAIEFDFTGKTILITGAGGSIGSEICRQILKFRIKRLIAVGKGEHSIYNLINNLQDHVDLLDYKLDIIYKIADIRDQSLMNQIFEEYKPEVIFHTAAHKHVPLMEHNEIEAIHNNILGTKILLDLSKKYLIGKFIFISTDKAVNPVNIMGATKRIAELLILYYYREIGLNASCVRFGNVIGSRGSVIPHFCKQIERGGPVTITHPEMRRFFMTITEASLLVINAAAYSKGGEIFILDMGEQYKILDIAKKIIRLYGYEPEKDIRIIFTGLRPGEKLNEELISKREDNCTTDNEKIFVLNSKDEIYNKEVIENFMNYEIFNIFDYDSDQIRNIIVNIVPEYRNLVLQLQEIKIS from the coding sequence ATGTCTATACTATATATGATAAGAGGAAAGAGGTTACTATATATATTAATTGATAGTATAATAATAACATCAGCATATATTCTTTCCTTCTTCATCGAATTCTATTCAGTAAAGAGTACAATAAATATTCAATACCTCTTGATAAATCTGTTTCTATTACTTGGATCTTTCTATATTCTTCAAATATATCGGATAATGTGGGAATACTCCAGTATTAAAGATATTTATAGACTCCTCCTCTCGAATATGGTCGGATTCTTAGCATTAATTATCATATATTTTTTCCTAAATTTAGAGCATTACAGAATGATTATTGTTCTTTCCTTTCTAATAACAGCTAGCCTAACAGTCTTTTATCGAATGGCATTTATAAATCTCAATTTTAAAATGAGTTCAAGCGTTCCCTATCGCTATGAAAATATTTTGAAAGAAGGCAAGTCTCGAAAAAGAGATAAGGGAATATTGATTGTAGGAGCTGGTGAGGCTGGCTCAATGATTATGAATGAATTCTACCATAAGGGATTGGATAAGAGAGTGGCAGGTTTTATTGATGATGATACAACAAAAATCGGAAAGATTGTAAATGGTAAGATGGTTTTAGCCCCGACCTCAAAGATAAATGATATAATATTGAAATATAATATAAATATGATAGCCATTGCCATGCCATCTGTAGATGTGAGGCATATTAATAGAATTGTATCAATAATAAAGACAAGTAATCCGGATATAACAATTAGGATTCTTCCGCCATTTACAAGTTCTTTTGATAGGAAGCCGTTGATCTTTGCTTTAAGAGACATTGGAGTTGAGGATTTAATTGGGAGAGAGGAATTCAATGTTGACTGTAGCGCTATTGAATTCGATTTTACTGGAAAGACAATACTTATTACTGGTGCTGGAGGTAGTATAGGTTCCGAAATTTGCAGGCAGATATTGAAATTTAGGATAAAAAGACTAATTGCTGTGGGCAAAGGGGAGCACTCAATATATAATCTAATAAACAATCTTCAGGATCATGTTGATCTGTTAGACTATAAACTTGATATCATATATAAAATTGCTGATATTAGGGATCAAAGTCTAATGAATCAAATATTTGAAGAATATAAACCCGAAGTGATTTTTCACACTGCAGCTCATAAGCATGTCCCTTTAATGGAACACAACGAAATAGAGGCAATTCATAACAACATATTGGGAACAAAGATATTGTTAGACCTTTCTAAAAAGTATTTAATAGGAAAGTTTATATTCATCTCAACGGACAAGGCTGTTAATCCAGTGAATATTATGGGAGCCACAAAGAGAATAGCTGAATTATTGATTCTCTATTATTATAGGGAGATAGGATTAAATGCATCATGTGTCAGATTTGGCAATGTAATTGGTAGCCGCGGCTCAGTGATTCCGCATTTCTGTAAACAGATAGAAAGGGGTGGGCCAGTTACAATAACTCATCCTGAAATGAGAAGATTCTTTATGACTATTACTGAAGCTTCGCTTTTAGTAATAAATGCAGCGGCCTATTCCAAGGGGGGGGAAATATTTATTCTTGATATGGGAGAGCAATATAAAATCCTGGACATTGCAAAGAAGATAATAAGGTTATATGGATATGAACCTGAAAAGGATATTAGAATAATATTTACTGGATTAAGACCTGGAGAGAAGCTGAATGAAGAGCTGATTTCCAAACGGGAAGATAATTGTACAACAGATAATGAAAAAATATTCGTATTAAATTCAAAAGATGAGATTTATAATAAAGAGGTAATTGAAAATTTTATGAATTATGAAATTTTTAATATTTTTGATTATGATTCTGATCAAATCAGGAATATTATAGTTAATATTGTTCCAGAATATCGTAATTTAGTTCTTCAATTGCAAGAAATAAAGATTTCATGA
- a CDS encoding 3-isopropylmalate dehydrogenase yields MRTYRIAVIGGDGTGPEVVSEGLKVIKAVANREGFKLELNEYDFGGERYLRTGEVLPDSAIGEMKHYDAIYLGAIGHPDVRPGILEKGILLRLRFELDQYINLRPVKLYENIPTPLKGKGPNEIDYVVVRENTGGIYTGIGGISMKGTPNEVAVQSMVYNRFQVDRCLRWAFKYTKNRNKNNTLALCGKTNVLTYVYDLWERAFNDIGDREYPGIRREYYHVDATCMWMIKNPEWFDVIVTGNMFGDIITDLGAITQGGMGIAAGGNINPDGVSMFEPIGGSAPKYTGKNVINPIAAIGAAQMMLEILGEQKASKMVEEAMKKTIIKMDDMGAGKMGMSTSEVGDDVANNVSII; encoded by the coding sequence ATGAGAACATATAGAATTGCTGTCATTGGCGGTGACGGAACTGGACCTGAAGTCGTTTCTGAAGGATTAAAGGTCATTAAAGCTGTAGCAAATCGTGAAGGATTCAAACTTGAATTAAACGAATATGATTTTGGAGGAGAGCGTTATCTTCGCACTGGTGAGGTGCTTCCAGATTCGGCTATTGGTGAGATGAAACATTACGATGCAATTTATCTAGGCGCAATAGGTCATCCTGATGTGAGACCAGGTATTCTCGAGAAGGGGATTCTTCTTCGACTCAGGTTTGAGTTAGATCAGTATATTAACCTACGACCAGTTAAGCTTTATGAAAACATACCAACACCATTAAAGGGCAAGGGGCCAAACGAGATCGATTATGTAGTGGTTCGTGAAAACACAGGTGGGATCTACACAGGTATTGGTGGGATATCAATGAAGGGCACGCCGAATGAGGTTGCTGTGCAATCAATGGTATACAACCGCTTTCAAGTTGATCGCTGCTTGAGATGGGCATTCAAATATACAAAAAATCGCAACAAGAATAATACACTTGCCCTTTGTGGGAAGACCAATGTGTTAACATACGTATATGATCTATGGGAGAGGGCCTTTAATGATATCGGAGATAGGGAATATCCAGGGATTAGGCGTGAATACTATCATGTTGATGCAACCTGTATGTGGATGATTAAGAATCCAGAGTGGTTTGATGTTATTGTTACAGGAAATATGTTTGGGGATATTATAACTGACTTAGGCGCTATAACACAAGGGGGTATGGGCATCGCTGCTGGAGGGAATATCAACCCAGATGGTGTTTCCATGTTTGAACCGATTGGTGGCAGCGCTCCAAAATATACCGGTAAAAATGTAATAAATCCAATAGCCGCAATTGGAGCTGCTCAGATGATGCTGGAAATACTTGGTGAACAAAAAGCCTCAAAAATGGTGGAAGAAGCGATGAAGAAGACAATCATTAAAATGGATGATATGGGCGCTGGTAAGATGGGGATGTCCACCAGCGAGGTTGGTGATGATGTGGCAAACAATGTATCGATAATATAA
- a CDS encoding aldehyde ferredoxin oxidoreductase N-terminal domain-containing protein, with protein MEKHIYGWCGKILKVDLSNYRITELETMDYADRFIGGRGVATRIYWEEVKPEIRAYDEENCLILMSGPLAATGVHGASRFVVVGKSPMRMPEGFCYGNLGGFFGPFLKKAGYDGIIVVGCAEKPVYIWICDGRAQILDASWLWGKGVKEVRDLLREKHGERIRFVTTGIAGENKCRSATMMTDHEGSATGGFGAIMGSKNLKAISVFGTGIPDVAKRDELRELNRYTIHLSKRGTLRIPVPKQHMRFKKTASCYQCGLDCFRGLYRTTSGREVVRKCQSMILYMPYVLSRQGEHFETALDATEICNDVSLCTMEMSNIIMWLEECYKSGYFNKLETGLDMSEIGTRKFFEQLAHLIVHREGIGDILAEGLVRAGEILGNEAKSHFSEMVVDVGLGGAYSPREYIITALLYAFEPRPPIAQLHEVSYPIARWLLHQIRPELSPTTAEVFRASASLFWGSDKAWDLTSYEGKAIAAAKIQDRVFIKDSLLLCEAAWPIMDSFNTPDHLGDPALESKIFSAVTGIKTDDENLNIYGERIFNLQRSVLLREGWKAKEDDNPPDYNFTTPIETSALNPNMIVPGPTEAPVSFKDNILDRGKYEKMREEFYQLRGWDTETGLQKAQTLEQIDMSDIVMGLRKGGLVK; from the coding sequence ATGGAAAAACATATTTATGGATGGTGTGGGAAAATACTCAAGGTAGATCTCAGTAATTATAGAATAACAGAGTTGGAGACCATGGATTATGCTGATCGTTTTATAGGTGGACGCGGAGTTGCTACAAGAATATATTGGGAAGAGGTAAAACCTGAGATTAGGGCTTATGATGAGGAGAATTGCTTGATTTTGATGAGTGGACCGCTTGCCGCGACAGGTGTCCATGGAGCTTCGCGATTTGTAGTTGTAGGAAAATCTCCGATGAGGATGCCGGAAGGATTCTGCTATGGAAATCTTGGTGGATTCTTTGGACCATTCCTGAAGAAGGCGGGTTATGATGGCATTATTGTCGTTGGGTGTGCCGAGAAACCAGTATATATCTGGATCTGTGACGGAAGAGCACAGATTCTGGACGCGTCTTGGTTATGGGGTAAGGGTGTCAAGGAAGTGCGGGATTTATTAAGAGAAAAGCATGGAGAGAGGATTCGTTTTGTCACAACCGGAATTGCAGGAGAAAATAAATGTCGTAGCGCTACTATGATGACTGATCATGAAGGGAGCGCAACAGGCGGATTCGGCGCCATTATGGGTTCGAAGAATCTTAAAGCCATCTCTGTATTCGGAACAGGGATTCCAGATGTAGCAAAACGAGATGAGTTGAGAGAGCTTAACCGCTATACCATCCATCTGAGTAAACGAGGAACGTTAAGGATTCCGGTTCCCAAGCAGCATATGCGATTTAAAAAAACTGCTTCATGTTATCAATGTGGTTTAGACTGTTTTCGTGGCCTTTACCGTACTACTTCTGGAAGGGAGGTTGTTCGCAAATGTCAATCAATGATCTTATATATGCCCTATGTTTTATCCAGACAGGGTGAACATTTTGAGACAGCCTTAGATGCTACTGAAATTTGTAATGATGTCTCACTCTGCACTATGGAGATGAGCAATATAATAATGTGGCTTGAAGAATGTTACAAATCCGGTTACTTTAATAAATTAGAGACTGGTTTGGACATGTCAGAAATCGGAACACGAAAGTTTTTCGAACAACTCGCTCACTTAATCGTTCATAGAGAGGGTATAGGTGATATCCTTGCTGAGGGTCTTGTACGGGCTGGAGAAATCCTTGGAAATGAAGCCAAGTCTCATTTTTCAGAAATGGTCGTTGATGTTGGATTAGGTGGGGCTTATTCTCCACGTGAATACATTATCACAGCCTTGCTCTATGCATTTGAGCCAAGACCGCCGATAGCTCAACTCCATGAGGTAAGTTATCCTATAGCACGTTGGCTTCTTCATCAGATTAGACCAGAGTTGTCCCCAACAACGGCTGAGGTCTTTCGAGCTTCAGCCTCATTATTCTGGGGAAGCGACAAGGCCTGGGATCTCACCAGCTATGAAGGCAAGGCAATAGCTGCTGCAAAAATTCAGGATCGAGTTTTTATTAAGGATAGCCTTTTACTATGTGAGGCTGCCTGGCCAATAATGGACTCCTTCAATACCCCTGATCATTTAGGAGATCCTGCATTGGAGAGTAAAATATTTTCAGCGGTTACGGGCATTAAAACCGATGATGAGAATCTGAATATATATGGAGAAAGGATTTTTAATCTTCAAAGGAGCGTTCTCCTCCGTGAGGGGTGGAAGGCCAAGGAGGATGACAATCCGCCAGATTATAATTTTACAACTCCGATTGAAACATCAGCCCTTAATCCTAATATGATAGTTCCTGGCCCAACTGAAGCGCCCGTATCCTTTAAAGACAATATCCTTGATCGGGGGAAATATGAAAAGATGCGAGAAGAATTCTACCAATTGAGGGGATGGGATACTGAAACTGGTCTCCAGAAGGCTCAAACACTTGAGCAAATAGACATGTCCGATATTGTGATGGGACTTAGAAAGGGAGGACTGGTGAAGTAG